One genomic segment of Aliarcobacter cibarius includes these proteins:
- the folE gene encoding GTP cyclohydrolase I FolE — MSKEFEFENSIKNILNYIGEDIEREGLLDTPKRVRKAFEFMCSGYKECPKEIIQKALFTSTNDEMVVVKDIEFYSFCEHHMLPIIGKAHVAYIPNGKVVGLSKIPRVVDVFARRLQIQEQMTEQICDALNEHLKPKGVAVIIDARHMCMEMRGVQKICSTTITSSLRGLFKSDKKTKDEFLSIVSASFQK, encoded by the coding sequence ATGAGTAAAGAATTTGAATTTGAAAATTCAATTAAAAATATTTTAAATTATATTGGAGAAGATATAGAAAGAGAAGGGCTTTTAGACACTCCTAAAAGAGTAAGAAAAGCTTTCGAATTTATGTGTAGTGGATATAAAGAGTGCCCAAAAGAAATTATTCAAAAAGCATTATTTACTTCTACAAATGATGAAATGGTTGTTGTAAAAGATATTGAATTTTACTCTTTTTGTGAACATCATATGTTACCAATTATAGGGAAAGCTCATGTTGCATACATTCCAAATGGAAAAGTTGTTGGATTATCAAAAATTCCAAGAGTTGTTGATGTATTTGCTAGAAGGTTACAAATTCAAGAGCAAATGACAGAACAAATTTGTGATGCTTTAAATGAACACTTAAAACCAAAAGGTGTTGCTGTTATTATTGATGCAAGACATATGTGTATGGAGATGAGAGGAGTTCAAAAAATTTGTTCAACTACAATAACATCTTCATTAAGAGGACTTTTTAAAAGCGATAAAAAAACTAAAGATGAGTTTCTATCTATAGTTTCTGCTTCTTTTCAAAAATAA
- the corA gene encoding magnesium/cobalt transporter CorA: MISCYVKKGNRLTVIEGMEYLKDIEDRKSVIWIDMLFPTMDEVKTIEAIFEIEFPTKQESEEIELSSRYWEEGNRIEINSYFLINDSKEPVNETVSFILQGDLLISIRYKKLASFNTSIKKLLASPREYKTGYSIFSQIIDIRIDADADIIENLSKDIAAIRKQAFDDDIDNEDILEQMSIFENLNMKIRENLTDKQRILNSLLKSQRVTEDKSELPIMLKDIRSLIDHTNFNFERLDYLQNIFVGLLSVEQNKVIKIFTIVNVIFLPPTLVASIYGMNFHLMPELDWDYGYLFSIGIMILSAITPLIIFRKKGWI, encoded by the coding sequence TTGATTAGTTGTTATGTAAAAAAAGGAAATAGACTTACTGTAATTGAAGGAATGGAATATCTAAAAGACATTGAAGATAGAAAGAGTGTTATTTGGATAGATATGCTTTTCCCTACAATGGATGAAGTGAAAACAATTGAAGCTATATTTGAAATAGAATTTCCTACAAAGCAAGAGAGTGAAGAGATAGAGCTTAGTTCTAGATATTGGGAAGAAGGAAATAGAATTGAAATAAATAGTTATTTCTTGATAAATGATAGTAAAGAACCAGTAAATGAAACGGTTTCTTTCATTTTACAAGGAGATTTGTTAATATCTATTAGATATAAAAAATTAGCAAGTTTCAATACTTCAATTAAAAAACTTCTTGCAAGTCCAAGAGAGTATAAGACAGGATATTCTATTTTTTCTCAAATTATTGATATTAGAATTGATGCTGATGCAGATATTATTGAAAATTTAAGTAAAGATATTGCGGCTATTAGAAAACAAGCATTTGACGATGATATTGATAACGAAGATATATTAGAACAAATGTCAATTTTTGAAAATCTAAATATGAAAATTAGAGAAAACCTTACAGATAAGCAAAGAATACTAAACTCTTTGTTAAAATCGCAAAGAGTAACTGAAGATAAAAGCGAACTTCCTATTATGTTAAAGGATATTAGGTCTTTAATTGATCATACAAATTTTAATTTTGAAAGACTTGATTATTTACAAAATATTTTTGTAGGACTTTTGAGTGTTGAACAAAATAAGGTTATTAAAATATTTACGATTGTAAATGTTATTTTCTTACCGCCAACACTAGTTGCTAGTATTTATGGTATGAATTTTCATCTTATGCCAGAACTTGATTGGGATTATGGATATTTATTCTCAATTGGTATTATGATTTTATCAGCTATTACCCCTTTAATAATCTTTAGGAAAAAAGGTTGGATATAA